One window of the Novosphingobium sp. KACC 22771 genome contains the following:
- a CDS encoding MFS transporter, which translates to MSDVPQPTLTTAQEFSRGWGVILASTLGIGLGMAAIPTYSMGLFAPYLVREFGWSVGQIMAALSIITLMSLWAGPSYGAWAETIGARRILLVAIPLWGLAFASLGLLNGSLIQFYLTWLVIGLVGAATLPITFTRAVNRGFDRAKGLALGLSMTGTGLFGIFGKPFLGAVLAAYGWRTGFVAVGLLPVLIAFPAAFFLFREEERSLPDGHHVPVERPGLTTAQALRDWRFWLIAAALIPISFAMGGPVPNLELILKDGGLSAEQALTVTPLFGLASITGRLVGGWLLDRIWAPLVGFVILSLPAFSLWYMGSGLLDVGHARLATFTLGFALGIEYDLVAFMVARYFGLKRYAAIYGLLYVCFAAGAGLSPMVFGHNHDTTGNFQFILSISSVVLVLSAASFLFLGKYRRFDQ; encoded by the coding sequence ATGAGCGACGTCCCGCAACCCACCCTTACCACTGCGCAGGAATTTTCGCGCGGGTGGGGAGTCATTCTTGCCTCCACGCTGGGCATCGGCCTTGGTATGGCCGCGATACCCACCTACTCGATGGGTCTGTTCGCGCCCTATCTGGTGCGGGAATTCGGCTGGTCTGTGGGCCAGATCATGGCCGCCCTGTCCATCATCACGCTGATGTCGCTGTGGGCCGGGCCATCCTATGGCGCGTGGGCCGAAACGATCGGGGCGCGGCGGATCCTTCTTGTCGCGATCCCGCTGTGGGGTCTGGCCTTTGCCTCGCTGGGGCTGCTCAACGGTTCGCTGATCCAATTCTATCTGACCTGGCTGGTCATCGGCCTTGTCGGGGCCGCCACCTTGCCGATCACCTTTACCCGCGCGGTCAATCGCGGGTTCGACCGTGCCAAGGGCCTCGCGCTGGGGCTGTCCATGACGGGCACCGGTCTGTTCGGCATCTTCGGAAAACCGTTTTTGGGTGCGGTGCTGGCCGCCTATGGTTGGCGCACGGGTTTTGTGGCCGTCGGGCTGCTGCCGGTGCTGATTGCCTTTCCCGCCGCCTTTTTCCTGTTTCGCGAAGAGGAGCGCAGCCTGCCTGATGGCCATCATGTGCCGGTAGAACGCCCCGGCCTGACCACGGCGCAGGCGTTGCGCGACTGGCGTTTCTGGCTGATCGCGGCGGCACTGATCCCCATCTCCTTCGCGATGGGCGGCCCTGTGCCCAATCTTGAGCTGATCCTCAAGGACGGCGGCCTTTCCGCCGAGCAGGCCTTGACCGTCACCCCGCTGTTCGGGCTTGCCTCGATCACCGGGCGTCTGGTCGGGGGCTGGCTGCTGGATCGCATCTGGGCGCCGCTGGTGGGTTTTGTCATCCTCTCGCTCCCCGCCTTCAGCCTGTGGTATATGGGCAGCGGTCTGCTCGATGTCGGCCATGCCCGCCTTGCCACCTTCACCTTGGGCTTTGCGCTGGGCATCGAATACGATCTGGTGGCCTTTATGGTGGCCCGCTATTTCGGATTGAAGCGTTATGCCGCAATCTATGGCCTGCTCTATGTCTGTTTCGCGGCGGGGGCGGGGCTTTCGCCGATGGTGTTTGGCCATAACCATGACACCACCGGCAATTTCCAGTTCATCCTTTCCATTTCGTCGGTGGTGCTGGTTCTTTCGGCGGCAAGCTTCCTTTTTCTGGGTAAATATCGCCGATTTGATCAATAA
- a CDS encoding cupin domain-containing protein encodes MLEREHIEFVQAQMLPWLRIGPGLARPDAEIKLLSRDEGDGACSVLLRFPSGWSREGPEHRLADEEFYVLEGEIELNGQIYAQDTYAFLPAGWTRTTTSTRTGCALIAFYSADPKLVACAGDGSAERSPRAVPWLDVAAMPWDMTLNDPKLKHLGISRKDLRRDPETGERTFLSLILPQAIPQDNKGPQEMHPVVEESYLIAGSLTGPQGTMYPGAYFWRPPHIAHGPYGARWGSVCLMRFVGGAHVNIWTEAEAGFDFAAPYRPDLPPRLAHLADMPFTPPACY; translated from the coding sequence ATGCTGGAGCGCGAACATATCGAATTTGTCCAGGCCCAGATGTTGCCATGGCTGCGCATCGGGCCTGGCCTTGCGCGGCCCGATGCCGAGATCAAATTGCTCAGCCGCGATGAGGGCGACGGGGCCTGCTCCGTCCTGCTTCGCTTTCCGTCGGGATGGAGCAGGGAGGGGCCCGAGCATCGGCTGGCCGATGAGGAATTCTATGTCCTCGAAGGCGAAATCGAGTTGAACGGGCAGATCTATGCGCAGGACACCTATGCGTTTCTGCCTGCGGGCTGGACTCGCACCACAACTTCGACCCGAACGGGCTGCGCGCTGATCGCCTTTTACAGCGCGGATCCCAAACTGGTGGCCTGTGCGGGCGATGGCAGCGCCGAGCGGTCGCCGCGCGCGGTGCCTTGGCTGGATGTGGCGGCGATGCCGTGGGACATGACCCTTAATGACCCCAAGCTCAAGCATCTGGGCATCAGCCGCAAGGACCTGCGCCGCGATCCCGAAACCGGCGAGCGCACCTTCCTCTCGCTGATCCTGCCCCAGGCGATCCCGCAGGATAACAAGGGGCCGCAGGAGATGCACCCCGTGGTCGAGGAGAGTTATCTCATTGCCGGGTCGCTGACCGGGCCGCAGGGGACGATGTATCCGGGGGCCTATTTCTGGCGTCCGCCGCATATCGCCCATGGCCCCTATGGCGCGCGCTGGGGCAGCGTTTGCCTGATGCGCTTTGTCGGCGGGGCGCATGTCAACATCTGGACCGAGGCGGAGGCGGGCTTTGACTTTGCCGCGCCCTATCGGCCTGACCTGCCGCCGCGTCTGGCCCATCTGGCCGACATGCCCTTTACGCCGCCCGCCTGTTATTGA